The DNA window GTCGATCACCCAGCGGTAGGGGCCGGTCCCGTCGAAGCGCCCGGCCTCCTCGGCGAAGACGGGGTGGTCGGGGAACGCACGGCGGACCACCGGGAGCATCCGCGCCTCCGCCGCCTCGTCGGCCGCCGCCTTCACGTCGGTCGCGCCGTACTCGCCGGCGGCGTCGCCGTTCCGGTACCGCTCCCGGAGCTCCGCGCCGCCGGCCAGGACCGCCGCGCGAGCGACGGCTTCGATCGCGTCGAGATCGATCGCATCGCGGTCAGTCATGGTCGAGCGTTCGACGACCGCCCTCAAAGAACCCGACGAGACGCGTCGGCGCGAGGGGACCCCCGTCGGTGCGACGATGTGTCGACAGCGCGACGATGTGTCGCCGCCTCGAGGTCGAACGCGCCGTCGGCGTCCCGAACGCACAAACCGCGTCGGGGCGAGGGGGTCGTATGGAGACGACCCGCCACTTCACGGCGACCACCTACGTCGTCAACGACGGCGCGACGGCGCTTCACGAGCACGACCGGCTGGGGATCCACCTCCCGCCGGGCGGCCACATCGACCGCGACGAACTGCCGCACGAGGCGGCGCTGCGGGAGGTCCGCGAGGAGACCGGACTGGAGGCGGAGCTCGTCGCCGACCGCGCGGACGTGGAGTCGCCGAACGGGCGGCCGCTCCCGGAGCCGGCCCACCAGATGCTCCACGACATCGACGTCCACCCCGACGGGGCGGTGAGCCACCAGCACATCGATCACCTCTACTACGCGCGGGTCCCGAGCCGCCGGATCGATCCCGCCGGCGACGACGAGGCGGGCGCCGACGAGTGGTCGTGGTACACCCCGGAGGAGCTTCGGGCGGGCGGGTTCGACGCCGACGTGATCAGCCTCGGATGCGAGGCGATAGCGGCCGTGGCCGACGCGGAGTGATCGCGCGACGACGGGGAGCGATCGGCGGACGACGCGGGGCGATCCCGTAGGGACGCGCCACGACCGAGTCCGCCGAATCCGGGCGATCCGGTGTCTGACGACCGTCTCACGGTCCGGAAAGTATTTGGGTCGGTGCCGGGGAATACCGGTAAGATGGACGCACAGCGAAGGGAGGACATCACCGGGTGGAACGCTCGAGAGTTCGACGACGGATTCGACGGGCTCCGCCGGTTCGCCGACCGCGGCTTCTCGGGGGCGGCGACCGACGGCACCGGGTGGTTGTTCATGCTCGACGGCCGCGTCGTCGGGACCGTCGACGCGGATCTCGACGCGTTCGCCGACGCCTCCGGAACGGCCTACGAGGCGCCCCACGAGGCGCTTCCGGTGCTTTTCGCGATGCAGGAACGGGGCGGCGAGCAGCGCGCGCGGTACTACACGAAGGACACGCCGCTCTCGGAGGCGGACCGGAAGCTCTCACAGGGGGGCTTCACCGGCTACGTCGAGCTCTCCGAGAACGTGCTCTCCGGCGACTACTACGTCACCTACACCGCCGGCGAGTCGATGGCGGCCGCGTTCGTCGGGAACGCGCGCCGGCTCGAGACCGGCGAGGACGCCTTCGACCTCGCGAACGACGAGGTCGGCATCTACACCGTCTACGAGGTCGACCTCGACGTCCGGGAGATCCCGGAGCCCGATCGGGGGTCCGACGAGGACGCGGACGCCGCCGGGGACGATCGGTCCGACGAACCCGAACCCGGAGCCGGGGCCGTCGCCGGCGTCGGCGCGGACGCGGGTGCGGACGGGGATGCGGATATCGACGCGGGCGACGACCGGGAGGAGAACGCGGACGAGGCGGACGACCCCGCGGACCGGGGGGTCGCCGCCGGCGGGACGGACGCGGACGGAACGGACGCCGGTGAGACGGACGCCGGCCCCCATCAGGACAGTCGCCGGCGGGACGATACCCCGGACCACGGTCCTCGAGACGAGGGCGTCGCCGACGCCGACCGGCAGGGGGCGTCGGAAACCGAGTCGGCCGCGGCGGGAACGGAGGATCCGGAACGGCCGGGCTCGAACGGCTCGACCGCGGCGGAACCGGACGACCCGTCGACGGAGACGGACGGAAGCCGGGAGACGGAACGGAACCGGGAGCCGGACCGGGATCGGAGCGACGTGGGAGACGACGGCGAGGACCCGTCCGCGCCGCC is part of the Halorubrum aethiopicum genome and encodes:
- a CDS encoding NUDIX hydrolase, with the translated sequence METTRHFTATTYVVNDGATALHEHDRLGIHLPPGGHIDRDELPHEAALREVREETGLEAELVADRADVESPNGRPLPEPAHQMLHDIDVHPDGAVSHQHIDHLYYARVPSRRIDPAGDDEAGADEWSWYTPEELRAGGFDADVISLGCEAIAAVADAE